A stretch of the Microcoleus sp. FACHB-68 genome encodes the following:
- a CDS encoding ATP-binding protein, producing the protein MASIDLIIQREPNPFDAETFWSGNFWQEQQDPALTVESIHQDAVAEIEQLLAQVAGDNRTRTMMLEGETGSGKTYLLGRIKRILNPKAFFVYIEPFTASDYIWRHILRYTVDSLLEVPEGQEDSQLLIWLKGLSEFKQRSIIDLIRGDRQIFIRNLREAYPAGIYNAAEFFGVLYDLTNPKLSSLACEWLRGDDLDEDSLKLLRVQHSIETEDAAQKILANFGRIAAETQPIVLCFDQLDNIARLPDGGIDLQTLFSVNSVIHNQKLKNFLVMISIITDTWRQNSHRVQPTDKDRVDAVIKLKQITLDQSEALWKSRLHILHRQASPPPPSAIYPLTRQVLEEKFPGGKTRPRNVLILGRQLFQDCKVGLVRYDNPPIVSPIVPPENSHSQVPETVAPPVQVQPVVEESFDSLAAFKLVWLRKLNQTQQRISRIRQFSSPELIQMLAEALAALQVEEIQPRLLPSRTYASYSLSYQLPGHSERIGVVWSEDQNMTKFCNLIKICQEAVDEKLCQSLHLIRFEGVGTPSNLGYKLYTQLFTESHHNHFMPDLFSVQYLATYHSLVNDAYSGDLVVGEQTPDLQELEGLIRESKILHQCSLLQDLEIVPPLVISEENKAEWQPVEDFLLNRVLNQQCLARQRLIQETLNQFVQVNEVQVNLLIEHLCEENHKVKILDPQAKLEDQLVYAARTDE; encoded by the coding sequence ATGGCATCTATCGATCTGATTATTCAAAGAGAACCTAACCCCTTTGACGCTGAAACATTTTGGTCGGGTAACTTTTGGCAAGAACAACAAGATCCCGCCCTCACGGTGGAGTCAATTCATCAAGATGCGGTTGCTGAAATTGAACAACTTTTGGCTCAAGTTGCGGGAGATAATCGCACGCGCACGATGATGTTAGAAGGCGAAACCGGCTCCGGTAAAACTTATTTATTAGGCCGGATCAAACGCATTTTGAATCCGAAAGCCTTTTTTGTCTATATTGAGCCATTTACCGCCAGCGATTATATTTGGCGGCATATTCTGCGCTACACGGTTGATAGTTTGTTGGAGGTTCCTGAAGGGCAAGAAGACTCTCAATTATTGATTTGGCTGAAAGGGCTATCGGAGTTTAAACAACGCAGCATTATCGACCTCATCCGGGGTGATCGGCAAATTTTCATTCGCAATCTGAGAGAAGCTTATCCTGCCGGCATCTACAATGCTGCTGAGTTTTTTGGGGTTTTATATGACTTAACGAATCCTAAATTATCTAGCCTCGCCTGTGAGTGGTTACGGGGCGATGATTTAGATGAGGATAGTTTAAAATTGCTGCGGGTACAACATTCGATTGAAACAGAAGATGCCGCACAGAAAATTTTAGCCAACTTTGGCAGAATTGCGGCGGAAACTCAGCCAATTGTGTTGTGTTTTGATCAGTTAGATAATATTGCGCGTTTGCCAGATGGAGGCATCGATCTGCAAACATTGTTTAGCGTGAATTCGGTGATTCACAATCAAAAGCTGAAAAATTTTCTCGTCATGATCAGCATTATTACTGATACTTGGCGGCAAAATTCTCATCGCGTTCAACCGACAGATAAAGATCGGGTTGATGCGGTGATTAAACTCAAACAAATTACCTTAGATCAATCGGAAGCACTTTGGAAAAGCCGGCTGCATATTTTACACCGGCAAGCGTCTCCCCCGCCTCCGTCTGCGATTTATCCCTTAACCAGGCAAGTGCTAGAAGAGAAATTTCCTGGGGGGAAAACGAGACCAAGAAATGTGCTAATTTTAGGCCGGCAGTTATTTCAAGATTGTAAAGTTGGATTGGTTCGTTATGACAATCCGCCAATTGTTTCGCCAATTGTTCCTCCTGAAAATTCACATTCTCAAGTTCCTGAAACTGTAGCGCCTCCCGTTCAAGTGCAGCCGGTTGTTGAGGAGTCTTTTGATTCCTTAGCGGCATTTAAATTAGTATGGTTGCGGAAATTAAATCAAACTCAGCAGCGAATTTCTCGAATTCGTCAATTCTCTTCACCCGAATTAATTCAAATGTTGGCAGAAGCCTTAGCGGCGTTGCAGGTTGAAGAAATTCAACCACGACTTTTGCCGAGTCGAACCTATGCCAGCTATTCTCTTAGCTATCAACTTCCCGGTCATTCTGAACGAATTGGGGTGGTTTGGAGTGAAGACCAAAATATGACTAAATTTTGTAACTTGATCAAAATTTGTCAAGAAGCTGTGGATGAGAAGCTGTGTCAATCCTTGCACCTCATTCGGTTTGAAGGCGTTGGGACTCCCAGTAATTTAGGATATAAACTTTACACGCAACTTTTCACAGAGTCTCACCACAATCACTTTATGCCAGATTTGTTTTCAGTGCAGTATCTTGCAACGTATCACAGTTTGGTGAATGATGCTTATTCTGGGGATTTAGTGGTGGGTGAACAAACTCCCGATCTGCAAGAATTAGAAGGATTAATTCGTGAATCTAAGATTTTACATCAGTGTTCCCTTTTGCAAGATTTAGAAATTGTTCCGCCTCTCGTTATTAGCGAGGAAAATAAGGCGGAGTGGCAGCCGGTTGAGGATTTTCTGCTGAATCGGGTACTCAACCAGCAATGTTTAGCACGACAGCGCCTGATTCAAGAAACACTCAATCAGTTTGTTCAGGTTAATGAAGTTCAAGTTAATCTTTTGATTGAACATTTGTGTGAGGAAAATCATAAGGTGAAAATTCTTGATCCGCAAGCCAAGTTAGAAGATCAATTAGTTTATGCGGCCAGAACAGATGAGTGA
- a CDS encoding ATP-binding protein → MGVAFIHQIIRQAVNPFDSTTFRPGNFWQEEQDPALTVDSIHQEVVSDIEELLDKVAQDHRTRTILLAGDSGSGKSYLLGRLKKLLNSKAFFAYIGPWPDSDFIWRHTLRNTVDSLMYVPEGRQESQLLLWLKSLSAFRDEGLMKQLLGERNLFIHNLKGVFPSGIYNANEFFGVLYDLTNPEMYPLACEWLKGDDLDEETLKALKVKRAIETEEIALKILGNFGKISAATQPIVLCFDNLDNIDRALDGFINLQALFNVNSIIHNQKLKNFLVIISIVTNTWKQNSKRIQQADQARIDLPIRLQPITLDQAETLWASRLYSLHRQANSLLSSSIYPLNRQHLEDKFPGGKTRPRYVLMLGRQLFQEAKIEGFDGSTEFDLDVNSTPIDPFAAFQLVWLKEFNKTQEKISRIRKFSAPELIQMLREALNALQVHGIQTKLLPSPTYASYSLSYHLPVQLGRIGVVWTEEPNLISFCNLMKACQKALKQNLCQTIHLIRAEGVGTPNNQGYKLYNQIFTGYRNRHIIPDMTSVHYLATYHSLVNAACAGELVVGDHTPSLSDLEALIRKSKILRDCPLLQSLGVFSGSTQITGVAGTSSINQQKPVVRKELAQPFHDVKEFLLNLVKTQQMMGCQILIQNALDQFPLVENTQVEQLIEELCQENQIFILDPNAEPAAQLVCLITK, encoded by the coding sequence ATGGGTGTGGCATTTATTCATCAAATCATTCGGCAAGCTGTGAATCCTTTTGACTCAACGACTTTTAGACCCGGTAATTTTTGGCAGGAGGAACAAGATCCTGCATTAACGGTTGATTCGATTCATCAAGAAGTTGTAAGTGATATTGAAGAACTTCTTGATAAAGTGGCGCAAGATCACCGGACGCGCACGATTTTGCTTGCCGGCGATTCGGGTTCTGGGAAAAGTTATCTATTAGGCCGGCTGAAAAAGTTACTCAACTCAAAAGCTTTTTTTGCCTATATTGGGCCTTGGCCAGACAGTGATTTTATCTGGCGTCATACCCTCAGAAATACAGTTGATAGTTTGATGTATGTACCAGAGGGCCGGCAAGAATCTCAGCTATTACTTTGGTTGAAGAGTTTATCTGCTTTTAGAGACGAAGGTTTAATGAAGCAGCTACTCGGTGAAAGAAACCTGTTTATCCATAATTTAAAGGGAGTTTTTCCCAGCGGTATTTACAATGCCAATGAATTTTTTGGTGTGCTTTATGATTTAACAAATCCCGAAATGTATCCTTTAGCCTGTGAGTGGTTGAAAGGCGACGATTTGGATGAAGAAACGCTCAAGGCTTTAAAAGTAAAACGTGCAATTGAAACTGAAGAAATCGCGCTGAAAATTTTGGGTAATTTTGGAAAAATTTCTGCAGCAACTCAGCCCATTGTCCTATGTTTTGATAATTTAGATAATATTGATCGGGCGTTAGATGGATTTATTAATTTACAAGCTTTGTTTAATGTGAATTCAATTATTCACAATCAGAAGTTAAAAAATTTTTTAGTAATTATTAGTATTGTTACAAATACATGGAAGCAAAATTCTAAACGGATTCAACAAGCAGATCAAGCTCGAATTGATTTACCAATTCGCTTGCAACCAATTACTTTAGATCAAGCGGAAACGTTATGGGCGAGTCGGCTGTATTCACTACATCGGCAAGCAAATTCTCTACTTTCTTCGTCAATTTATCCGTTAAATCGTCAACATTTAGAAGATAAATTTCCTGGGGGAAAAACTCGCCCACGCTATGTTTTAATGTTAGGTCGGCAGCTATTTCAAGAAGCAAAAATTGAAGGGTTTGATGGATCAACTGAATTTGATTTAGATGTCAATAGTACGCCGATAGATCCGTTTGCAGCGTTTCAATTAGTGTGGCTCAAGGAATTTAACAAAACTCAGGAAAAAATTTCTCGAATCCGTAAATTTTCAGCACCCGAATTGATTCAGATGTTGCGAGAAGCGCTCAATGCGCTGCAAGTTCACGGAATTCAGACGAAACTTTTACCAAGTCCAACTTATGCAAGTTATTCTCTTAGCTATCATCTGCCGGTGCAATTGGGGAGAATTGGCGTTGTTTGGACAGAAGAACCGAACCTGATAAGTTTCTGCAATTTGATGAAAGCTTGTCAGAAGGCACTTAAGCAAAATCTCTGCCAAACTATACACTTAATTCGTGCTGAAGGGGTGGGGACTCCAAATAATCAAGGCTACAAACTCTACAATCAAATTTTCACCGGCTACCGCAACCGACACATCATTCCAGATATGACTTCGGTTCACTATTTAGCAACTTATCACAGCTTGGTAAATGCTGCGTGTGCCGGCGAATTAGTGGTAGGAGATCATACTCCTAGCTTGAGCGATTTAGAAGCTTTAATTCGCAAATCTAAAATTTTGCGGGATTGTCCTTTATTGCAGAGTCTCGGTGTTTTTAGCGGTTCTACTCAGATTACAGGAGTTGCCGGCACTTCTAGTATTAACCAACAAAAGCCGGTTGTGCGGAAAGAACTTGCTCAACCCTTCCATGATGTTAAGGAATTTTTGTTGAATTTAGTGAAAACTCAACAAATGATGGGATGTCAGATTCTGATTCAAAATGCCTTGGATCAGTTTCCTTTAGTAGAAAATACACAGGTTGAGCAATTGATTGAGGAATTGTGCCAGGAGAATCAAATTTTTATTCTTGATCCAAATGCTGAGCCGGCGGCACAATTGGTTTGTTTAATAACCAAATAA
- a CDS encoding AAA family ATPase: MMRSAGSSLSDLFASINLYSSEEDVENKVILPLLSLLGYNGEDWKAQFILGKYKLDFLIQPKDSGLPYPPYLVIEAKAARKKISQNRWQINNYMRKSGAILGLLTNGYQFRLFYQYDGKIETVAQYSQTQLIAEFNRFYKLLCKATCLKIYYALTQRQQQVYSQFGNLISKAFANEDMLGLFRKKSNPSVGKDANQVDSILVEPENALLVNKVINRNSMIITVFNNKGGVGKTTTTINLAAALSKMGKRVLLIDIDGQANLTTGLGIDPLIDVEDQGKKDITHLLTEPRTRLEDTIIKKRWQNIELHLVPSHIRLSRMENVLNTTVGIDQVLEKKLKNNDYDFVFIDPPPSFGRVNGISLMASSGILIPTQLSAYPIRALEYVLDRINEIEQLKPLPILGIAVSMYDQRSSSFNSSMTEKLFDVLEKSGGADKVELFPEKTWIPRLNVLSISQDKGYPLYQAEFDDQLSSKDKEAAQKALERYEDLAEHLIEVSKERLSNNG; encoded by the coding sequence ATGATGAGATCGGCTGGTTCATCCCTGTCAGATTTATTTGCATCAATCAATCTTTACAGTAGTGAAGAGGATGTAGAGAACAAGGTTATATTACCCCTCTTGAGCCTCCTTGGTTATAACGGGGAAGATTGGAAGGCTCAATTTATTCTGGGCAAATATAAACTTGACTTTTTAATTCAGCCAAAAGATTCTGGTTTGCCTTATCCACCTTATTTAGTTATTGAAGCCAAAGCTGCCAGGAAAAAAATTTCTCAAAATCGTTGGCAGATTAACAATTATATGCGTAAGTCTGGGGCTATTTTGGGACTTTTAACAAATGGCTACCAGTTTCGCTTATTTTATCAATATGATGGAAAAATTGAAACAGTTGCCCAATACTCTCAAACTCAACTAATTGCTGAGTTTAATCGATTTTACAAGCTGCTATGCAAAGCAACTTGTTTAAAAATATATTATGCTTTGACTCAAAGACAACAGCAAGTTTACAGTCAGTTTGGAAATTTGATATCAAAAGCATTTGCTAATGAAGATATGCTGGGATTATTTAGAAAGAAAAGCAATCCTTCTGTTGGAAAAGATGCCAATCAAGTAGACTCAATCTTAGTTGAGCCAGAAAACGCCCTTTTAGTCAACAAGGTTATCAATAGGAATTCTATGATTATTACTGTTTTTAATAACAAAGGTGGTGTGGGAAAAACCACAACCACTATTAACCTTGCTGCTGCTCTTAGTAAGATGGGTAAACGGGTATTGCTAATTGATATTGATGGCCAAGCCAATTTAACGACCGGCTTAGGAATCGATCCGTTAATTGATGTTGAAGATCAAGGCAAAAAAGATATTACTCATTTATTAACTGAACCCAGAACTCGGTTAGAAGATACTATCATTAAAAAGCGGTGGCAAAATATTGAATTACATTTGGTGCCCTCTCACATTCGTTTAAGCCGTATGGAAAATGTGCTTAACACTACAGTCGGGATTGATCAAGTATTAGAAAAAAAGTTAAAAAATAATGACTATGACTTTGTATTTATTGATCCACCTCCCTCTTTTGGTCGGGTGAATGGAATCTCTCTAATGGCATCTTCAGGGATTCTTATTCCTACTCAATTATCAGCTTATCCCATTCGAGCTTTGGAGTATGTGCTAGATAGAATAAACGAAATAGAACAGTTGAAACCGCTTCCCATCTTAGGAATTGCCGTAAGTATGTACGATCAAAGATCGTCCAGCTTTAATTCATCGATGACAGAAAAGCTGTTTGATGTGCTAGAAAAAAGTGGCGGCGCTGATAAAGTGGAGCTTTTTCCTGAAAAGACTTGGATTCCCCGGTTAAATGTTCTTTCGATTTCTCAAGATAAAGGATACCCACTTTACCAGGCAGAATTTGACGATCAACTAAGCTCTAAAGACAAGGAAGCCGCACAAAAGGCGCTTGAACGCTATGAAGACTTAGCTGAACACTTAATTGAAGTTAGTAAGGAAAGGTTATCAAACAATGGATAG
- a CDS encoding HHL1-like protein yields the protein MTSNQGFGKVKSSKKSGKSSEKRAVASKQYDKMKEEGLPEFNIYMRIKDKKNWFPVGSLAVNRSSHIERAIFENLEALREGGFRLFPMLRKHQQNLEYGFKLKGKEFADEPIQVAVPPKPSAGNFIQNAVAQVKNSVSGLLKRG from the coding sequence ATGACGAGCAATCAAGGATTTGGCAAAGTTAAGTCGAGCAAGAAGTCAGGCAAAAGCTCGGAAAAACGGGCGGTTGCGTCTAAGCAGTATGACAAAATGAAGGAAGAGGGACTGCCAGAGTTTAATATCTATATGCGGATTAAGGATAAGAAAAACTGGTTTCCCGTGGGTTCTTTGGCGGTGAATCGTAGCAGCCACATTGAGCGTGCTATTTTTGAAAATTTGGAAGCGTTGCGTGAAGGCGGCTTTCGTTTGTTTCCGATGCTACGGAAGCATCAGCAGAATTTGGAATATGGCTTTAAGTTAAAGGGAAAAGAATTTGCGGATGAGCCAATTCAGGTTGCGGTTCCGCCGAAGCCGTCTGCCGGCAATTTTATTCAAAATGCGGTGGCGCAGGTTAAGAATAGTGTTTCCGGTTTGTTAAAACGCGGTTAA
- the clpB gene encoding ATP-dependent chaperone ClpB — translation MQPTNPNQFTEKAWEAIVRTPDIAKAGQQQQLESEHLMKALLEQEGLVASVLSKLGINVQRLSDRTDEFINRQPKISGGSSSIYLGRSLDTLLDRAEDYRKKYEDEYISIEHLLLAYAKDDRFGKGLFQEFKLEEAKLKTTIDEIRGSQKVTDQNPEGKYQSLEKYGRDLTEAARQGKLDPVIGRDEEIRRTIQILSRRTKNNPVLIGEPGVGKTAIAEGLAQRIVSGDVPQSLKDRKLIALDMGALIAGAKYRGEFEERLKAVLKEVTDSRGQIIMFVDEIHTVVGAGATQGAMDAGNLLKPMLARGELRCIGATTLDEYRKYIEKDAALERRFQQVYVDQPSVEDTISILRGLKERYEVHHGVKISDSALVAAATLSTRYISDRFLPDKAIDLVDEAAARLKMEITSKPEELDEIDRKILQLEMERLSLRKESDPASLERLERLEKDLGNLKEEQHSLNAQWQSEKDVINTIQAIKEEIDRVNVEISQAERDYDLNRAAELKYGKLTDLHRQLEEAETQLEQAQTSGRTLLREEVTESDIAEIISKWTGIPISKLVESEMQKLLHLEDELHRRVIGQDEAVTAVADAIQRSRAGLADPNRPVASFIFLGPTGVGKTELAKALAAYLFDTEEAMVRIDMSEYMEKHAVSRLIGAPPGYVGYDEGGQLTEAIRRRPYAVILFDEIEKAHPDVFNVMLQILDDGRVTDAQGHTVDFKNTIIIMTSNIGSQYILDIAGDEGRYEEMRSRVMEAMRNNFRPEFLNRIDEAIIFHGLQKSELRQIVKLQVARLEKRLGDRKMSLKLSDAALDFLAEVGYDPVYGARPLKRAIQRELETQIAKGILRAEFNDGDTIYVDIENERLAFKRLPAELLTAQ, via the coding sequence ATGCAACCAACCAATCCCAACCAATTCACCGAAAAAGCCTGGGAAGCCATTGTCCGCACCCCAGACATTGCCAAAGCCGGCCAGCAACAACAACTCGAAAGCGAACACCTGATGAAAGCCCTCCTTGAACAAGAAGGGTTAGTCGCCAGTGTCCTGAGCAAACTCGGCATTAACGTGCAGCGACTAAGCGATCGCACCGATGAATTCATCAACCGGCAGCCTAAAATCTCCGGCGGCAGCAGTTCTATCTACCTAGGACGCAGCCTCGACACCTTATTAGATCGCGCCGAAGACTATCGTAAAAAGTATGAAGACGAATACATTTCAATCGAACATCTTCTACTGGCGTATGCCAAAGACGATCGCTTCGGCAAAGGTCTATTCCAAGAATTTAAACTAGAGGAAGCCAAACTCAAAACGACGATTGACGAAATCCGGGGGAGTCAAAAAGTGACCGATCAAAATCCCGAAGGGAAATATCAATCCCTGGAAAAATATGGCCGCGACCTCACAGAAGCCGCCCGCCAGGGTAAACTAGACCCCGTAATTGGGCGGGATGAAGAAATTCGCCGCACCATCCAAATTCTCTCTCGCCGCACGAAAAATAACCCAGTTTTGATTGGCGAACCGGGTGTCGGGAAAACTGCGATCGCAGAAGGACTTGCCCAGCGGATTGTATCGGGCGATGTCCCCCAATCTCTGAAAGACCGCAAATTGATTGCCCTGGATATGGGTGCATTAATTGCCGGCGCAAAATATAGAGGTGAATTTGAAGAACGCTTGAAAGCCGTCCTTAAAGAAGTCACCGACTCTCGCGGGCAAATCATCATGTTTGTTGATGAAATCCACACCGTTGTTGGTGCCGGCGCAACCCAAGGCGCAATGGATGCCGGCAACTTGCTCAAACCCATGCTGGCAAGAGGCGAACTGCGCTGTATCGGTGCCACCACTCTGGATGAATACCGCAAATACATCGAAAAAGATGCCGCACTCGAACGCCGGTTTCAGCAAGTCTACGTCGATCAACCTAGCGTTGAAGACACCATCTCGATTTTGCGCGGACTTAAAGAGCGCTACGAAGTTCACCACGGCGTTAAAATCTCCGACAGCGCCTTAGTTGCAGCCGCAACCCTGTCAACCCGCTACATTAGCGATCGCTTCCTCCCCGACAAAGCTATTGACTTAGTCGATGAAGCAGCAGCGCGGTTGAAAATGGAAATTACCTCCAAACCCGAAGAACTGGACGAAATCGACCGCAAAATTCTGCAGTTAGAAATGGAGCGGCTATCGCTGCGAAAAGAAAGCGATCCGGCTTCCTTAGAACGGTTGGAACGACTAGAAAAAGACCTCGGCAACCTGAAAGAAGAACAGCACAGTCTGAACGCGCAATGGCAATCTGAAAAAGATGTCATCAACACAATTCAGGCGATTAAAGAAGAGATTGACCGGGTGAATGTTGAGATCAGCCAAGCAGAACGCGACTACGATCTTAACCGTGCTGCTGAGTTGAAATATGGCAAGTTAACCGATTTACACCGGCAGCTTGAAGAAGCGGAAACTCAATTAGAACAAGCGCAAACCAGCGGACGCACCCTGCTGCGCGAAGAAGTCACCGAATCCGACATAGCAGAAATCATCTCGAAGTGGACAGGAATTCCGATCAGCAAACTGGTGGAATCTGAAATGCAAAAACTGTTGCACTTAGAAGATGAACTCCACCGGCGCGTCATCGGTCAAGATGAAGCGGTGACTGCGGTAGCCGATGCGATTCAGCGTTCTCGTGCCGGTCTTGCTGACCCCAACCGGCCTGTCGCTAGCTTTATTTTCCTTGGCCCTACCGGCGTTGGCAAGACCGAACTCGCCAAAGCACTCGCCGCTTATCTCTTTGATACGGAAGAAGCGATGGTGCGGATTGATATGTCCGAGTATATGGAGAAACACGCGGTTTCTCGCCTCATTGGTGCGCCTCCGGGATATGTTGGCTACGACGAAGGCGGACAGTTAACTGAAGCCATTCGCCGGCGTCCTTATGCGGTGATTTTGTTCGACGAAATCGAAAAAGCTCACCCCGATGTCTTCAATGTGATGCTGCAAATTCTTGATGATGGTCGCGTTACCGATGCTCAAGGTCATACGGTAGACTTCAAAAATACGATCATCATTATGACCAGCAATATCGGTTCCCAGTACATCTTGGATATTGCCGGTGATGAAGGCCGGTATGAAGAAATGCGTTCTCGCGTTATGGAAGCAATGCGAAACAACTTCCGTCCGGAATTCCTCAACCGCATCGATGAGGCGATTATCTTCCACGGCTTGCAGAAATCGGAACTGCGGCAGATTGTCAAATTGCAAGTTGCACGGTTAGAAAAACGACTGGGCGATCGCAAAATGTCTCTGAAGCTATCCGACGCAGCCCTTGACTTCTTAGCAGAAGTAGGCTATGACCCGGTCTACGGTGCTCGTCCGCTGAAACGAGCGATTCAGCGTGAGTTGGAAACCCAAATTGCCAAGGGTATTCTCCGGGCAGAATTCAACGATGGCGACACAATTTATGTGGATATCGAAAATGAGCGCCTCGCCTTCAAACGCCTGCCGGCAGAGTTGCTGACGGCCCAGTAA
- a CDS encoding ABC transporter permease: MSVTNKITIIRPGRQSLKAAIQEFWEYRDLLWMLALRQVSVRYKQTAIGIGWVLLQPLVAMGIFSVVFGNFAKIPSDGIPYPIFSYSALILWGLFSDGLTRAGSSLIAEERLISKVYFPRLIIPLAAVGSAWVDFAVSLFLLLPLTYIYHLRPTWSLLLLPVAMVVTMILGAGVGMLLAALNVKYRDFQYAVPFVMQIWLYASPIVYSVNLVPASIRPFYYLNPMAGLIELCRFAVTGQGNFSLIGLSLSVAGAIAFFIIGSTVFRWVERSFADFI, from the coding sequence GTGTCAGTCACTAACAAAATTACGATTATTCGCCCCGGTAGGCAATCTTTAAAAGCCGCGATCCAAGAGTTTTGGGAGTACCGGGATCTCCTGTGGATGCTGGCATTGCGGCAAGTTAGCGTGCGTTACAAGCAAACTGCCATCGGCATTGGCTGGGTGTTGTTGCAGCCGCTAGTGGCAATGGGGATTTTTAGCGTGGTTTTTGGGAATTTTGCCAAGATTCCCTCGGATGGCATTCCCTATCCGATTTTTAGTTACTCGGCTTTGATATTATGGGGGCTGTTTTCCGATGGCTTGACGCGGGCCGGCAGCAGCCTGATTGCTGAGGAACGGCTGATCTCGAAGGTGTATTTTCCGCGCCTGATTATTCCTTTGGCTGCCGTTGGTTCAGCCTGGGTAGATTTCGCAGTGTCGCTGTTTTTGCTGTTGCCGCTCACTTATATCTATCATCTCAGGCCAACTTGGAGTTTGTTGCTGCTGCCGGTGGCAATGGTGGTGACGATGATCTTGGGTGCCGGTGTGGGGATGCTGCTAGCGGCGCTGAATGTTAAATATCGAGATTTTCAGTATGCTGTGCCTTTCGTGATGCAAATTTGGCTGTATGCTTCTCCTATTGTGTATTCGGTTAATCTCGTGCCGGCTTCAATTCGTCCGTTTTACTACCTCAACCCGATGGCGGGACTGATTGAGCTGTGCCGGTTTGCGGTGACGGGACAGGGGAACTTTAGCTTGATAGGGTTAAGTCTATCTGTGGCAGGCGCGATTGCGTTTTTTATCATAGGCTCAACAGTCTTTCGCTGGGTAGAGCGGAGTTTTGCAGATTTTATCTAG
- a CDS encoding ABC transporter ATP-binding protein: MSEKPIISVKGLGKKYRIRTDAKKRYSTLREDLADTARKLVQGKLWQQKTEDFWALQDINFDIGAGEVVGIIGRNGAGKSTLLKILSRITQPTTGEAILRGRVGSLLEVGAGFHPELTGRENIFMNGTVLGMKRAEIKNKFDEIVAFAGVEKFLEMPVKRYSSGMYVRLAFAVAAHLEPEILLVDEVLAVGDAAFQKKCLGKMEDVAKRDGRTVLFVSHNMAAIQQLCLQAILLKSGLISKVGDVRDVIADYLTLANSQNQEEVPKLFDRRRREDFGVLIRITQCKVFDSSETENYSLQFGEPFVIELECLGLSDLNNVSFVVGIDSATGVRIATSTSQECSCYTTIKKGEPVRTRLKIDSLILNPGNYSITVGVQGGKGQIDHLENARFFEVMTISWNHKSFPNDKWGIVYVEPNWVINYC, encoded by the coding sequence ATGAGCGAGAAACCGATCATTTCTGTTAAAGGGCTAGGAAAAAAGTATCGTATCCGGACGGATGCGAAGAAGCGTTACTCTACCCTCAGAGAGGATCTGGCTGACACTGCCCGAAAGCTCGTTCAGGGCAAGCTTTGGCAGCAAAAAACTGAAGATTTTTGGGCGCTACAAGATATTAATTTTGATATTGGTGCCGGTGAAGTTGTTGGGATCATTGGGCGTAATGGGGCGGGAAAAAGTACGTTACTGAAAATTTTGTCTCGAATTACGCAGCCAACGACAGGCGAGGCAATATTACGGGGACGTGTGGGTTCACTGTTAGAAGTGGGGGCTGGATTTCACCCAGAATTGACAGGACGTGAGAATATTTTTATGAATGGCACGGTTTTGGGCATGAAACGTGCTGAGATTAAAAACAAGTTTGATGAGATTGTTGCCTTTGCCGGGGTGGAGAAGTTTTTAGAGATGCCGGTGAAGCGCTATTCTTCAGGAATGTACGTGCGATTGGCATTTGCCGTGGCGGCGCATTTGGAACCAGAGATTTTGCTAGTCGATGAAGTGCTGGCAGTGGGAGATGCGGCGTTTCAGAAAAAGTGTTTGGGAAAGATGGAGGATGTAGCGAAGCGGGATGGGCGCACCGTTTTGTTTGTCAGTCACAATATGGCGGCTATTCAACAGTTATGTCTTCAGGCTATCCTATTAAAAAGTGGTTTAATATCTAAGGTTGGAGATGTGCGGGATGTAATTGCTGATTACTTAACCCTAGCCAATAGCCAAAATCAAGAAGAAGTGCCCAAGTTATTCGATAGACGCAGGCGAGAAGATTTTGGAGTCCTAATAAGAATCACTCAGTGTAAAGTATTTGATTCTTCAGAAACCGAGAATTATAGTTTACAGTTCGGAGAACCTTTTGTTATAGAGTTAGAATGCCTGGGGTTATCAGACTTAAATAATGTTTCTTTTGTAGTTGGTATTGATTCAGCGACAGGAGTTAGAATTGCGACTTCTACAAGTCAGGAGTGCAGTTGCTATACTACTATAAAAAAAGGGGAGCCGGTGCGAACAAGATTAAAAATCGATTCCCTTATTCTCAATCCAGGTAATTATTCTATCACTGTCGGTGTTCAGGGAGGTAAAGGCCAGATAGATCATCTAGAAAATGCACGATTTTTTGAAGTTATGACAATCTCGTGGAATCACAAAAGTTTTCCAAATGACAAATGGGGAATTGTTTATGTTGAACCGAATTGGGTAATCAACTACTGCTAA